The proteins below are encoded in one region of Phycicoccus sp. M110.8:
- a CDS encoding enoyl-CoA hydratase/isomerase family protein has protein sequence MSALTWWETPFEDLSVALREASGRRVAVVTLDLPDRRNSMSEAMSRSWVRLMGQLREDDALSAVVVTGAPPAFCAGGDLSWIVSEPDASVPRLRERMLAFYRSWLSVRDLPVPTIAAVNGAAIGAGFALALACDIRYAAQDARLGVPFTSLGLHPGMATTWSLPDVAGMAVTRDLLLTGRLVTGAEAVGLGLVSGAFPAEAVLDEALAAAERVAAAAPVATRLSLQALRGGGHDTVETALQWEALAQATTLATQDVHEGIAAAAARRRPEFHGR, from the coding sequence ATGAGCGCCCTGACCTGGTGGGAGACCCCGTTCGAGGACCTGTCGGTCGCCCTGCGGGAGGCCTCGGGCCGGCGGGTGGCCGTCGTGACCCTCGACCTGCCAGACCGCCGCAACTCCATGTCCGAGGCGATGAGCCGGTCGTGGGTGCGGCTGATGGGGCAGCTGCGCGAGGACGACGCCCTGTCGGCCGTGGTGGTGACCGGTGCTCCACCGGCGTTCTGCGCCGGCGGCGACCTGTCCTGGATCGTCTCCGAGCCGGACGCCTCCGTCCCCCGGCTGCGGGAGCGGATGCTGGCGTTCTACCGGTCGTGGCTGTCCGTGCGTGACCTGCCGGTCCCGACGATCGCCGCGGTGAACGGGGCGGCCATCGGTGCCGGGTTCGCGCTCGCCCTGGCCTGCGACATCCGGTATGCCGCGCAGGACGCCCGGCTCGGGGTGCCGTTCACCTCCCTCGGGCTGCACCCGGGCATGGCGACGACGTGGTCGCTGCCCGACGTCGCCGGGATGGCCGTCACCCGGGACCTGCTGCTCACGGGCCGGCTCGTCACCGGGGCCGAGGCGGTCGGGCTCGGGCTGGTCTCCGGGGCGTTCCCCGCCGAGGCGGTGCTGGACGAGGCTCTCGCCGCCGCCGAGCGCGTCGCGGCCGCCGCGCCCGTTGCCACACGGCTCAGCCTGCAGGCCCTGCGCGGGGGAGGTCACGACACGGTGGAGACCGCGCTGCAGTGGGAGGCGCTCGCCCAGGCGACCACCCTGGCCACCCAGGACGTGCACGAGGGGATCGCCGCCGCCGCGGCCCGGCGCAGACCGGAGTTCCACGGTCGCTGA